The following proteins come from a genomic window of Solwaraspora sp. WMMA2065:
- a CDS encoding helix-hairpin-helix domain-containing protein: MIDDDTVQRRLARLTRADGGLLTRADGGLLTRADGDLRVLVDPVRSSVRDLDDPAGSGDPIDGDDPAFSGATARLPAFDPGRRGVRALAAVAVVVVAGAALLAWRARPQVEPVPSADGASAQGAPVSAVAAGPSPEGRPAAAGPGTTGTGGPTQLIVAVTGRVHRPGLVTLPAGARVADALEAAGGALPDTDIAWLNLARPVQDGELVVVGVTPPPGAETGPAPLAGQPGETGKVDLNAASQQQLETLPGVGPVLAQRIIDHRERVGGFASVNDLRKVSGIGDARFDQLRELVTV; encoded by the coding sequence GTGATCGACGACGACACCGTCCAGCGTCGGCTGGCCCGGCTGACCCGCGCCGACGGCGGCCTACTGACCCGCGCCGACGGCGGCCTACTGACCCGCGCCGACGGCGACCTACGGGTGCTGGTAGACCCCGTCCGTTCGTCCGTCCGCGACCTCGATGACCCGGCCGGATCGGGCGACCCGATCGATGGCGATGACCCGGCCTTCTCTGGGGCGACCGCCCGGCTGCCCGCCTTCGACCCTGGCCGGCGGGGGGTGCGGGCGCTCGCCGCCGTGGCTGTCGTGGTGGTAGCCGGCGCCGCGCTGCTCGCCTGGCGGGCACGACCCCAGGTCGAGCCGGTGCCGTCCGCCGACGGCGCCTCGGCCCAGGGCGCCCCGGTGTCGGCCGTCGCCGCCGGCCCGAGTCCTGAGGGCCGCCCCGCTGCGGCAGGACCTGGGACGACCGGCACCGGCGGGCCGACACAGCTGATCGTCGCGGTGACCGGCCGGGTCCACCGGCCAGGCCTGGTGACCCTGCCGGCAGGTGCCCGGGTGGCCGATGCCCTGGAAGCAGCCGGTGGCGCACTGCCCGACACCGACATCGCCTGGCTCAATCTGGCCCGCCCGGTCCAGGACGGCGAGCTCGTCGTGGTCGGGGTCACACCTCCGCCGGGAGCCGAGACTGGACCTGCCCCGCTCGCCGGCCAGCCGGGCGAGACCGGCAAGGTCGACCTGAACGCCGCCAGCCAGCAGCAGTTGGAGACGCTGCCGGGAGTCGGCCCGGTGCTCGCCCAGCGGATCATCGACCATCGCGAGCGGGTGGGTGGGTTCGCGTCCGTCAACGACCTGCGCAAGGTCAGCGGCATCGGCGACGCGCGGTTCGACCAACTGCGTGAGCTGGTGACAGTGTGA
- a CDS encoding ComEC/Rec2 family competence protein — protein MKASGGDRVGPPDLRLAGFAVACWLAAFAVVYGTAVLAVALVSGGVTLVGLLGVYLTRGTGTGRSRAARPPGGYADLPRLTRWIHAYGWLAMAVVLGVVCGAAAAGARVAARDAGPLAALVDDRAAVAAELVIRDDPRRVRSAVAGPPLWLVPVRLASLSGSPAVGSDHGVAGRLVGPVRLLVLGTSNAWDGLLPGQRVRVAGRLAPPRGGDLTAAVLSTGEDPTPVGSSSWAQRAAGVLRSGLQRACEPLPDQPGGLLPGLVVGDTSRLDPAVEEDFRATGLTHLVAVSGSNVAVVVGFVLLGMRWCRAGPGLTAVACAVALVGFVILARPSPSVVRAGVMGAVGLLALATGRRRAALPALGATVAVLVVVDPELASDAGFALSVLATGGLLLFAPGWRDAMVARGVPAPLADALAIPAAAQLACTPVVAGLSGLISLVAVPANLLVVPAIAPATVLGVATAVVSPVWPGGAELLAWLGHWPAWWLVTVARYGARVPAGSLPWPDGAFGALSLAALTVVVLLLARHGFTRRVLAVIAVGAVVGALPVRLAASGWPPDGWVVAVCAVGQGDVVVLPAGARSAVVVDAGPDPAAADRCLRRLGISRVPLLVISHFHADHVAGVDGVLRHRLVSAVATTGWPEPAAGRDAVQLAAAARGVAVGPVPPGWSYRRDQVELMVLGPTEPFIGTRSDPNNNSLMLLAVVDGVRILLTGDAEHAAQEALLDRFGAAGLRADVLKVAHHGSAFQDVGFLDAVAPAVAVVPVGADNRYGHPDPGVLARLSARGARVLRTDVDGDLAVVRRAGGLAVSHQRADINSRTG, from the coding sequence GTGAAGGCGTCCGGCGGTGACCGGGTCGGGCCGCCTGATCTGCGGCTGGCCGGGTTCGCGGTGGCCTGCTGGCTGGCAGCCTTCGCCGTGGTGTACGGCACGGCCGTACTGGCGGTGGCACTGGTCAGCGGTGGCGTGACGCTGGTCGGTCTGCTCGGCGTCTACCTGACCAGAGGTACGGGCACCGGCCGCAGCCGCGCTGCCAGGCCGCCCGGCGGTTACGCCGACCTGCCCCGGCTGACCAGGTGGATCCACGCGTACGGCTGGCTGGCCATGGCGGTGGTGCTCGGCGTCGTCTGCGGTGCCGCCGCTGCCGGCGCGCGGGTGGCGGCGCGGGACGCCGGGCCGCTCGCGGCGCTGGTCGACGACCGTGCGGCGGTCGCCGCGGAGCTGGTGATCCGGGACGATCCTCGACGGGTCAGGTCGGCGGTGGCCGGACCGCCGCTGTGGCTGGTACCGGTCCGGCTGGCCAGCCTGTCCGGCTCGCCGGCCGTCGGGTCCGACCACGGCGTCGCCGGCCGGCTGGTCGGTCCGGTGCGGTTGCTCGTCCTCGGCACCAGCAACGCCTGGGACGGGCTGCTGCCCGGGCAGCGGGTGCGGGTCGCCGGCCGGTTGGCGCCACCGCGCGGTGGTGATCTGACCGCAGCAGTGCTGTCCACCGGGGAAGATCCGACGCCGGTCGGGTCCTCGAGCTGGGCGCAGCGGGCGGCCGGTGTCCTGCGGTCGGGCCTGCAGCGCGCCTGCGAGCCGTTGCCAGACCAGCCCGGTGGCCTGTTGCCCGGTCTCGTCGTCGGCGACACCAGCCGGCTGGATCCTGCGGTGGAGGAGGACTTCCGGGCCACCGGGCTGACCCATCTCGTCGCGGTGAGTGGGTCCAACGTCGCGGTCGTCGTCGGGTTCGTCCTGCTCGGGATGCGCTGGTGTCGGGCTGGTCCCGGCCTGACAGCGGTCGCGTGCGCCGTGGCGCTGGTCGGCTTCGTGATCCTGGCCCGTCCCTCGCCCAGCGTGGTACGGGCCGGGGTGATGGGTGCGGTCGGGCTGCTCGCGCTGGCGACCGGACGTCGGCGGGCGGCGTTGCCGGCGCTCGGTGCGACCGTGGCCGTCCTGGTCGTGGTCGATCCGGAGCTGGCCTCGGACGCGGGTTTCGCCCTGTCCGTACTGGCGACCGGTGGTCTGCTGCTGTTCGCACCCGGCTGGCGGGACGCGATGGTGGCCCGTGGTGTACCCGCTCCGCTGGCGGACGCGTTGGCGATCCCGGCGGCGGCGCAGCTGGCCTGCACCCCGGTCGTCGCCGGCCTATCCGGACTGATCAGCCTGGTCGCGGTCCCCGCCAACCTGCTCGTGGTGCCGGCGATCGCCCCGGCGACGGTGCTCGGGGTGGCGACAGCCGTCGTCTCACCGGTCTGGCCGGGCGGTGCCGAACTGCTCGCCTGGCTCGGTCACTGGCCGGCCTGGTGGCTGGTGACGGTGGCCCGGTACGGGGCGCGGGTTCCCGCGGGTTCGCTGCCGTGGCCGGACGGGGCGTTCGGTGCGCTCTCTCTTGCCGCGTTGACGGTCGTCGTGCTGCTCCTGGCCCGTCACGGGTTCACTCGTCGAGTGCTGGCGGTCATAGCGGTCGGAGCCGTGGTCGGGGCCCTGCCGGTGCGGCTCGCCGCGTCGGGCTGGCCACCGGATGGCTGGGTGGTCGCGGTCTGTGCGGTGGGTCAGGGGGACGTGGTGGTGCTACCCGCCGGTGCCCGGTCCGCTGTGGTCGTCGACGCCGGACCGGACCCGGCTGCTGCCGACCGGTGCCTGCGCCGTCTCGGCATCAGCCGGGTGCCGCTGTTGGTGATCAGTCATTTCCACGCCGACCATGTCGCTGGCGTCGATGGTGTCCTGCGGCACCGTCTGGTCTCGGCGGTGGCGACCACCGGGTGGCCGGAGCCGGCTGCCGGCCGGGACGCGGTGCAGTTGGCGGCGGCGGCCCGAGGCGTCGCGGTCGGACCGGTTCCGCCCGGCTGGAGTTACCGTCGTGACCAGGTCGAGTTGATGGTGCTCGGTCCGACCGAGCCGTTCATCGGGACCAGGTCCGATCCGAACAACAACTCGCTGATGCTGCTGGCTGTCGTGGACGGAGTACGGATCCTGCTGACCGGTGACGCCGAGCACGCCGCGCAGGAAGCGTTGCTGGACCGGTTCGGGGCGGCCGGACTGCGGGCGGACGTGCTCAAGGTCGCCCACCACGGGTCGGCCTTCCAGGACGTCGGCTTCCTGGACGCGGTGGCTCCTGCGGTCGCGGTGGTGCCGGTCGGTGCCGACAACCGCTACGGGCATCCGGATCCCGGAGTGCTCGCCCGGCTGTCGGCACGGGGAGCGCGGGTGCTGCGCACCGATGTCGACGGTGATCTCGCGGTGGTACGGCGTGCCGGCGGGCTCGCGGTCTCCCACCAGAGAGCTGACATCAACTCCCGTACCGGCTGA
- the holA gene encoding DNA polymerase III subunit delta, which produces MAGVKIAAPPAVVLVLGDEELLVTRAVTEAVQAARATDPDADVREYEAGAVSAGEVAEMLSPSLFGGRRLLVLRSGQDARKDLTAALLGYAKQPDPDVTLLVTHAGGAKGKAFADGLRSAGATVVPAAKLKGHRERVAFVRDEFRRAGGRCTDDAAETLLAAVGNDLRELSAACAQLLADTGGRVDAATVARYYRGRAEVSGFTVADAAIIGDVSGALEALRWALHVGVDPVPIADAIADGIRTVARVASAGRGSPYQLASSLGMPAWKIERAQRQSRGWSAEGLVDAMHAAARCNADVKGGSDDRDYALERAVVAVAQARRSGGDQR; this is translated from the coding sequence ATGGCGGGCGTGAAAATTGCCGCCCCGCCCGCCGTGGTACTCGTGCTCGGGGACGAGGAACTTCTGGTCACTCGGGCTGTGACGGAAGCCGTCCAGGCTGCCCGGGCCACCGATCCCGACGCCGACGTACGGGAGTACGAGGCGGGCGCGGTCAGTGCCGGCGAGGTCGCCGAGATGCTCAGCCCGTCCCTGTTCGGCGGTCGGCGACTGCTCGTGCTGCGCAGTGGCCAGGACGCCCGCAAGGACCTGACCGCCGCGTTGCTCGGGTACGCGAAGCAACCCGATCCGGACGTGACGCTGCTGGTCACCCACGCGGGCGGCGCCAAAGGGAAGGCCTTCGCCGACGGGCTGCGGTCGGCCGGGGCGACCGTGGTGCCGGCGGCCAAGCTCAAGGGGCACCGGGAACGGGTCGCCTTCGTCCGAGACGAGTTCCGCCGCGCCGGCGGCCGGTGCACCGACGACGCCGCCGAGACACTACTCGCCGCCGTCGGCAACGACCTGCGAGAGCTGTCCGCGGCCTGCGCCCAACTGCTGGCGGACACGGGCGGCAGGGTCGACGCGGCGACCGTGGCCCGGTACTACCGGGGTCGCGCCGAAGTGAGTGGATTCACCGTGGCGGACGCGGCGATCATCGGCGACGTGTCGGGAGCCCTGGAAGCACTGCGGTGGGCCCTGCACGTCGGAGTCGATCCGGTGCCGATCGCCGACGCGATCGCCGACGGCATCCGTACCGTGGCCCGGGTCGCGTCCGCCGGTCGGGGGAGCCCGTACCAGTTGGCGAGCAGTCTCGGCATGCCCGCGTGGAAGATCGAGCGTGCGCAACGGCAGAGCCGGGGCTGGAGCGCGGAAGGCCTGGTTGATGCCATGCACGCGGCGGCGCGGTGCAACGCCGATGTCAAGGGCGGGTCGGACGACCGGGACTACGCACTGGAGCGGGCCGTTGTCGCGGTCGCGCAGGCCCGGCGCAGCGGTGGTGATCAGCGGTGA
- a CDS encoding GNAT family N-acetyltransferase → MLIERRLPTDPEVAALIMTQQRELAEAERAGRPVDPVGHQVHDDARYLVCVLDGRAVACGAVQALDAQTAEIKRMYVRPAYRGRGIARHLLTALEESAYAAGHTIFRLETGSYLPVAMHLYASAGYARIPVYGEYVGNPYSVCFEKRVPVAAA, encoded by the coding sequence GTGTTGATCGAGCGCCGTCTGCCTACCGACCCGGAGGTCGCCGCCCTGATCATGACCCAGCAGCGCGAGCTGGCTGAGGCGGAGCGTGCCGGTCGGCCAGTCGATCCGGTCGGGCACCAGGTACACGACGACGCCCGGTACCTGGTGTGCGTGCTGGACGGGCGGGCGGTCGCCTGCGGCGCCGTCCAGGCGTTGGACGCGCAGACCGCCGAGATCAAACGGATGTACGTACGGCCGGCCTACCGGGGTCGGGGTATCGCGCGGCACCTGCTGACCGCGTTGGAAGAGTCGGCGTACGCCGCCGGCCACACCATCTTCCGGCTGGAGACCGGCAGCTACCTGCCGGTGGCCATGCACCTGTACGCCTCGGCGGGCTACGCCCGGATCCCGGTCTACGGCGAGTACGTCGGTAATCCGTACAGCGTCTGCTTTGAGAAACGGGTTCCGGTCGCCGCGGCCTGA
- the pepN gene encoding aminopeptidase N, with amino-acid sequence MPSLTRAEAVERAATITVESYTIDLDLTAGDTEFGSTSVIEFRATPGAATFVEVAAVKLTRVRLNEVDLDPTTLDDNRFPLTGLAGHNTLTVESRMAYSNSGQGLHRFVDPADGDTYLYAMSFLDDAPRIFACFDQPDLKASVRLRVTAPPQWTVAGNGQPVGAPVDGRWDFAPTAPLATYFVTLIAGPYHARHAEHDGVPLSLYCRRSLAAHLDADAEEIFTITRQCLDRFHELFDVRYPFGGYGQAFVPEFNAGAMENPGLVTFRDDHIFRSAVTDSERERRATTIAHEMAHMWFGDLVTMRWWDDLWLNESFAEYLGVRVTAEATRFTDAWTTFGIRYKSWGYAADQRPSTHPVAPEEVADAERALLNFDGISYAKGASVLRQLVAWLGDEPFLAGLRAHFAAHRFDNATLADLLDALTKASGRDLSGWATRWLRQAQVNTIRAETIVDETGRYREVALVQTAPQPYPVLRPHRIGLGLFDAEATGDRRRSVRRRRLAVDLAPDVDGGRTLVPALVGEPAADLLLVNDGDLTYAKVRLDPASSAALPAMLPGMTDPLARAVSWTATLDAVRDAQQPVADLAALIELALPAETVVVVVEDVLRLSRSVIDRYAHPVDRPVLRSRLGTACTRLLAAAGSGTSVQLAAARGAITASGDVDWLRGWLAGWAVPAGLTVDADLRWLLLYRLAACGGVGTTEIADEAGRDRSAAGEQWAAKCRAAVPDPAGKERAWQAIVTDTSLSNRLVEAYAEGFWQPEQTELTAPYVDRYFADLPAATRRRAAWLADRVAETAFPQFAVSERTRAAATAMLARDDLTAGLRRVVTDATDELDRALAARRRYASRAGAGAGPA; translated from the coding sequence ATGCCGAGCCTGACCCGCGCCGAGGCCGTCGAACGCGCCGCGACGATCACCGTCGAGTCGTACACCATCGACCTCGATCTGACCGCCGGTGACACCGAGTTCGGGTCGACCAGTGTGATCGAGTTCCGGGCCACGCCGGGAGCAGCGACCTTCGTCGAGGTCGCTGCGGTGAAGCTGACGCGGGTACGGCTCAACGAGGTCGATCTTGATCCGACGACGCTCGACGACAACCGGTTCCCGCTGACCGGGCTGGCCGGACACAACACGCTGACTGTCGAGTCCCGGATGGCGTACTCGAACTCGGGGCAGGGGCTGCACCGCTTCGTGGACCCCGCCGACGGCGATACGTACCTGTACGCCATGTCGTTCCTGGACGACGCGCCGCGCATCTTCGCCTGCTTCGACCAGCCCGACCTGAAGGCATCGGTACGGCTGCGGGTCACCGCGCCACCGCAGTGGACGGTGGCCGGTAACGGCCAGCCGGTCGGCGCGCCGGTGGACGGCCGGTGGGATTTCGCGCCGACGGCGCCGCTGGCAACGTACTTCGTGACCCTGATCGCCGGGCCGTACCACGCCCGCCACGCCGAGCACGACGGGGTCCCACTGTCGCTGTACTGCCGACGTTCGCTCGCCGCGCACCTGGACGCCGACGCCGAGGAGATCTTCACGATCACCCGGCAGTGCCTGGACCGGTTCCACGAACTGTTCGACGTGCGGTACCCGTTCGGCGGCTACGGCCAGGCGTTCGTGCCCGAGTTCAACGCCGGCGCGATGGAGAACCCGGGCCTGGTGACCTTCCGCGACGACCACATCTTCCGGTCGGCGGTCACCGACAGCGAACGCGAGCGGCGGGCCACCACGATCGCCCACGAGATGGCCCACATGTGGTTCGGCGACCTGGTGACCATGCGGTGGTGGGACGACCTGTGGCTCAACGAATCGTTCGCCGAGTACCTCGGGGTGCGGGTGACCGCCGAGGCGACCCGGTTCACCGACGCCTGGACGACGTTCGGCATTCGCTACAAATCCTGGGGGTACGCAGCGGACCAGCGTCCGTCGACCCATCCGGTGGCGCCGGAGGAGGTCGCGGACGCCGAGCGGGCGTTGCTCAACTTCGACGGCATCTCGTACGCCAAGGGCGCGTCGGTGCTGCGCCAGTTGGTGGCCTGGCTGGGCGACGAACCGTTCCTGGCCGGGCTGCGGGCACATTTCGCCGCCCACCGGTTCGACAACGCTACGCTGGCCGACCTGCTCGACGCGTTGACCAAGGCGAGTGGCCGCGACCTGTCCGGCTGGGCGACGCGGTGGCTGCGGCAGGCGCAGGTGAACACGATCCGGGCCGAGACGATCGTCGACGAGACCGGCCGCTACCGGGAGGTCGCCCTGGTGCAGACCGCGCCGCAGCCCTATCCGGTGCTGCGTCCGCACCGGATCGGACTGGGGTTGTTCGATGCCGAGGCGACCGGGGACCGGCGGAGATCGGTGCGGCGGCGCCGGCTGGCGGTGGACCTGGCCCCGGACGTCGACGGCGGACGTACCCTGGTGCCGGCGTTGGTCGGTGAGCCGGCGGCCGACCTACTGCTGGTCAACGACGGTGACCTCACGTACGCCAAGGTGCGGCTCGACCCGGCCTCGTCGGCCGCGCTGCCGGCGATGCTGCCCGGAATGACCGATCCGTTGGCCCGTGCTGTGTCGTGGACGGCGACCCTGGACGCGGTACGTGACGCCCAGCAGCCGGTGGCCGACCTGGCGGCGCTGATCGAGCTGGCCCTGCCGGCCGAGACCGTGGTGGTCGTCGTCGAGGACGTGCTGCGGCTGAGCCGGTCGGTGATCGACCGGTACGCGCACCCGGTGGACCGTCCGGTGCTGCGGTCCCGGCTCGGCACCGCCTGCACCCGGCTGCTGGCCGCAGCCGGGTCCGGCACATCGGTCCAGTTGGCCGCGGCCCGGGGGGCGATCACCGCCAGCGGGGACGTCGACTGGTTGCGGGGGTGGTTGGCGGGGTGGGCGGTGCCCGCCGGGCTGACGGTCGACGCCGACCTGCGTTGGTTGCTGCTCTACCGGCTGGCGGCGTGCGGCGGCGTCGGCACGACCGAGATCGCCGACGAGGCCGGCCGGGACCGCAGCGCGGCCGGTGAGCAGTGGGCCGCGAAGTGCCGTGCGGCGGTGCCGGACCCGGCCGGCAAGGAGCGTGCCTGGCAGGCGATCGTGACCGACACCAGCCTGTCCAACCGTCTCGTCGAGGCGTACGCCGAAGGGTTCTGGCAGCCGGAACAGACCGAGCTGACGGCGCCGTACGTGGACCGGTACTTCGCCGATCTGCCGGCGGCGACCCGGCGCCGCGCGGCGTGGCTCGCCGACCGGGTGGCGGAGACGGCCTTCCCGCAGTTCGCGGTGAGCGAGCGGACCCGGGCGGCGGCAACCGCGATGCTCGCCCGCGACGATCTGACCGCCGGGCTACGTCGGGTGGTCACCGACGCCACCGATGAACTGGACCGGGCGTTGGCCGCTCGACGTCGGTACGCGTCCAGAGCCGGTGCCGGTGCCGGACCGGCGTAG
- the nadD gene encoding nicotinate-nucleotide adenylyltransferase encodes MDDGIRRVGIMGGTFDPIHQGHLVAASEVAERFALDEVVFVPTGDPWEKAGLTVTPAEDRYLMTVIATASNPTFQVSRADIDRLGPTYTVDTLRDLHSVYGPKTQLFFITGADALEKILSWKDTDAMFELAHFIGVTRPGFELSDAHLPADTVSLVEVPAMAISSTECRARVAAGKPLWYLVPDGVVQYIAKRRLYETESSGE; translated from the coding sequence ATGGACGATGGCATCCGTCGGGTCGGCATTATGGGCGGCACCTTCGATCCGATCCACCAGGGTCACCTGGTCGCGGCGAGCGAGGTGGCCGAGCGCTTCGCGCTCGACGAGGTGGTCTTCGTGCCGACCGGGGATCCGTGGGAGAAGGCTGGGCTGACGGTCACCCCGGCTGAGGACCGGTACCTGATGACCGTGATCGCGACCGCGTCGAACCCGACGTTCCAGGTGAGTCGGGCGGACATCGACCGGCTTGGCCCGACCTACACCGTCGACACGCTGCGCGACCTGCACTCGGTGTACGGGCCGAAGACGCAGCTGTTCTTCATCACCGGCGCGGATGCCCTGGAGAAGATCCTGTCCTGGAAGGACACGGACGCGATGTTCGAGTTGGCCCACTTCATCGGGGTGACCCGGCCGGGGTTCGAGTTGTCCGACGCGCACCTGCCGGCCGACACGGTGTCCCTGGTCGAGGTGCCGGCGATGGCGATCTCGTCAACCGAGTGCCGGGCGCGGGTGGCTGCCGGCAAGCCGCTGTGGTACCTCGTGCCGGACGGGGTGGTGCAGTACATCGCCAAACGTCGGCTGTACGAGACGGAATCTTCGGGTGAATGA
- a CDS encoding DegV family protein: MSVAVVTDSTAYLPADLAQRHHLTVVPLTVLVDGIERREGLDLTPTEVAHALTTRRSTVSTSRPAPEQFAETYRRLLRTGSSGVVSVHLSAGLSGTVAAAELAARQTGPDRVAVVDSGSTGMGLGFPALAAATVAATGGDLAEVSAAATAAAARTRTFFYVDTLEHLRRGGRITAASALLGTALAVKPILHVPDGHIVLRDKVRTAARALAKLVDLACLAAGDASRVDVAVHHLDDPDRAAALCAELTSRLGDRLQDVHVTQIGAVVTAHAGPGLLSVVVHRRAGSLTAGP, encoded by the coding sequence ATGTCCGTCGCGGTCGTGACCGACTCCACCGCCTACCTGCCGGCCGATCTGGCGCAGCGGCACCACCTCACGGTGGTGCCGCTGACCGTGCTGGTCGACGGCATCGAACGTCGGGAAGGCCTCGATCTGACCCCGACCGAGGTGGCCCACGCGTTGACCACGCGGCGCTCGACGGTCAGCACCTCGCGACCCGCGCCCGAGCAGTTCGCCGAGACGTACCGGCGACTGCTGCGCACCGGTAGCTCCGGGGTCGTGTCGGTGCACCTGTCGGCCGGGCTGTCCGGCACGGTCGCGGCCGCCGAACTGGCTGCCCGGCAGACCGGCCCGGACCGGGTCGCGGTGGTGGACAGCGGCTCGACCGGCATGGGGCTGGGCTTCCCGGCGCTCGCCGCGGCGACGGTGGCGGCTACCGGGGGTGACCTGGCCGAGGTCAGCGCCGCCGCGACCGCTGCAGCGGCCCGCACCCGAACGTTTTTCTACGTCGACACGTTGGAGCATCTGCGGCGCGGTGGTCGGATCACGGCGGCATCCGCGCTGCTCGGTACGGCGCTGGCGGTCAAGCCGATCCTGCACGTGCCGGACGGGCACATCGTGCTGCGCGACAAGGTACGTACCGCCGCCCGTGCCCTGGCCAAGCTGGTCGACCTCGCCTGTCTCGCGGCCGGCGACGCCTCGCGGGTCGACGTCGCCGTGCACCACCTCGACGATCCGGACCGGGCCGCCGCCCTGTGTGCCGAACTGACCTCCCGGCTGGGCGACCGGCTCCAGGACGTTCACGTGACGCAGATCGGGGCGGTGGTGACCGCACACGCCGGCCCCGGTCTGCTCTCGGTCGTGGTGCACCGGCGGGCGGGCTCCCTGACCGCCGGCCCATAG
- the rsfS gene encoding ribosome silencing factor, with protein sequence MSASERAREMALTAAQAAADKKAQDIVVIDVADRMAITDAFVLASAPNERQVLAVVDAIEESLVRLPEKAKPIRREGDRAGRWVLLDFNDIVVHVQHTEEREFYALDRLWKDCPVIPFVDRDLVEAEAGATE encoded by the coding sequence ATGAGCGCCTCAGAGCGCGCGCGGGAGATGGCCCTGACGGCCGCCCAGGCCGCCGCCGACAAGAAGGCGCAGGACATCGTCGTCATCGACGTGGCCGACCGAATGGCGATCACCGACGCCTTCGTGCTCGCCTCCGCGCCCAACGAGCGCCAGGTGCTGGCGGTCGTCGACGCCATCGAGGAGAGCCTGGTCCGGCTGCCGGAGAAGGCCAAGCCGATCCGGCGTGAAGGCGACCGTGCCGGCCGGTGGGTGCTGCTCGACTTCAACGACATCGTGGTGCACGTCCAGCACACCGAGGAGCGCGAGTTCTACGCCCTCGACCGGCTCTGGAAGGACTGTCCGGTCATCCCGTTCGTCGACCGTGACCTGGTCGAGGCCGAAGCCGGGGCCACCGAGTGA
- a CDS encoding DUF397 domain-containing protein, translating into MAQHPKGDFDLSRAVWQRAEGDDSEGAVEIAFVDDLIGMRNSAEPDGPILVFTQAEWDAFVAGAQDGEFDLE; encoded by the coding sequence ATGGCGCAGCACCCCAAGGGCGATTTCGACCTGTCCCGTGCGGTGTGGCAGCGGGCCGAAGGTGACGACTCCGAGGGCGCGGTCGAGATCGCGTTCGTCGACGACCTGATCGGGATGCGCAACTCGGCCGAGCCGGACGGGCCGATCCTGGTCTTCACCCAGGCCGAGTGGGACGCGTTCGTCGCCGGCGCCCAGGACGGCGAGTTCGACCTGGAGTGA
- a CDS encoding histidine phosphatase family protein: MTRLIVWRHGNTDWNAADRVQGQTDTALNDLGRAQATAAAPLIAALRPDAIVASDLQRAADTAAALAALTGLPVRSDPRLRERQYGLWQGLTMPTIAERFPAEHARWRAGDPSPGCAVESLDDLGKRVGEALQDAADAMPGGTVVIATHGGAARQGCGHLLGWGVPVLRTVAPLQNCHWTELRYDESRGWQLRAHNVGVSSTRDIPAPV; this comes from the coding sequence GTGACCCGGTTGATCGTCTGGCGGCACGGCAACACCGACTGGAACGCCGCCGACCGGGTGCAGGGCCAGACCGACACCGCCCTCAACGACCTCGGCCGGGCCCAGGCCACCGCCGCCGCGCCGCTGATCGCGGCGCTACGACCGGACGCGATCGTCGCCAGCGATCTCCAGCGGGCAGCCGACACCGCGGCGGCCCTGGCGGCACTCACCGGCCTTCCGGTCCGTTCCGACCCCCGGCTGCGGGAGCGGCAGTACGGGCTCTGGCAAGGGCTCACCATGCCGACCATCGCGGAACGGTTCCCCGCCGAGCACGCCCGCTGGCGGGCCGGCGATCCGTCGCCCGGCTGCGCTGTGGAGAGCCTCGACGACCTTGGCAAACGGGTCGGGGAGGCGTTGCAGGACGCGGCTGACGCGATGCCAGGCGGGACTGTGGTGATCGCCACCCACGGCGGGGCGGCCCGGCAGGGCTGTGGCCATCTGCTCGGCTGGGGGGTGCCGGTGCTGCGTACCGTCGCGCCGCTGCAGAACTGCCACTGGACCGAGCTACGGTACGACGAGTCGCGGGGCTGGCAACTGCGGGCACACAACGTCGGGGTGAGCAGCACCCGGGACATTCCCGCCCCGGTCTGA